The Mercenaria mercenaria strain notata chromosome 10, MADL_Memer_1, whole genome shotgun sequence genome contains a region encoding:
- the LOC123561310 gene encoding uncharacterized protein LOC123561310 isoform X1, producing the protein MSMSYSSRTTPRSSASQGRIHTENTALSAILREKSNGNIAPAQRTASVYTPALDVVPSNVDVVNVSNASTNKEKQNLQYVVVSKSSASLHTAANQDHPLVHDNNHSSSPDETESSNKNESKKTESVIVSDSVPDPENQIDYSKKQDSARSNAYAYNSLKSQNLNTVARSEYSKDSPKSGFTGEKSESGQLQEHGDVLTKSIVKDDVIGSGDINHNSHVNSRSNTQFKAVGSDGQELVNNSDKQFAHKNSDKQFARENSDKQLALKSSDRENTSHERQYSQLNKQRTRDHSLFSQQHTHLSFHSQYDRVSRGRTPQRVNTQDQLVPPLDLRGVTLPEPVLLPSSPASPESQHVIKDQNLHASDQTNSIVHFSSRDYNPTTRRTYEVESPLLSSQLPHVKSSDNFRQQEDEQDTYRDRQQEPDRLEPHRSDLADELKVPYPFDTQAVQGADTAREPKPPSPPVQTTPPPNKEPATSLRSNSNVYAVANPEVLRAQGIEPETENNYVHRQYSNSEARQSRHSAVRFDSGSRRPPSIDSRTYGGSPVKERVPTPYAKSPEREELPKTPPEWEIPKEEKSREQSNISKRSLPPQHPPLDTLHSSSKPGSRGTRRTQDDNQSIKRVYVESPSFTKEEEEEYRFVSSRLEDTEDQKQRTHREMDNSRRGYGGDDNPMHSYSDNRSHNRDSYAGNSYPDNRSRKTDNDYTERNRGYDKDRYEDRNQDKYSNKNQDRNGDEFYKDGYEDRHHELNGYYDERKSRDKHREGDRYRDRVKESEHYDRADRYERLRDERAEYEKEPRREDEMEYRQGYRKQNTEMDERDLQKEAEYQRDLKRRIDKQSVKMKSDRYEKERLEKERFEKERYDKENDYRRDSLEYPSDDRDGGYVQDSLEYNNYDPRQQEWENPPQNPYQDNQGYYPDGFIKQDSKPDFYDADDVERMDIVNPKAPKYDYVEQNKQDYGKNPRRSYRDIVHKKKEEEQKLDHIFISPKVPSKASKKKHKKAQSAQPEHMGYQAPDQYPLGFKPSSAEELWAQRARVLSEKKGSAGSGKPAKQSASKSVPRWNSNPQVKQAQKFEPPAPLANQGQFYKPTGAYHPSSAQDQGGYSQPQGGYSTPTRQLQPLENRPAAPASTEMVPTAVNPSSPFRRHMELKPISQEITTEDGQRISVDINLRLISPPPGQSGMGSPTQQQLALVPVQETQGLNATGIPYQMQDAYGNYDGYNTGYSEGQMVQYNNGYQTQPVNGENQYTSEELALVDPTGYSKKYQPGSVSFRDDTDNSDLKSLEEGYAAAYHKMKSKDPSEHPWYKIYNINDYKKMQREVRLNRGTLGPDLDTESYKDKMEKRHKQFEYARMVMEKNRMELGHKKPPKFPRQPEKQGEEGAKRKTALEYAKNVPKPVVKPRPNQYNSYEVAAQLTPGGSSNKVRSPTKPTPPPTQTVDVIDIRTLEQRHLQERQKTDKIRQNMDSVLSQKAH; encoded by the exons ATGTCAATGTCATATTCGTCACGCACTACACCACGATCATCTGCTTCGCAGGGAAGGATTCACACAGAAAACACTGCTTTAAGTGCAATTTTACGGGAAAAATCAAATGGAAATATAGCACCTGCACAACGCACAGCGTCAGTTTATACTCCTGCTTTAGATGTTGTACCGTCTAATGTTGATGTTGTAAATGTATCTAATGCTTCAACTAACAAAGAAAAGCAAAATTTACAATATGTTGTAGTTAGCAAATCTTCTGCAAGCTTACACACTGCGGCTAATCAAGATCACCCACTTGTTCATGATAATAATCATTCTAGCTCACCAGATGAAACAGAGTCTAGTAACAAAAACGAGTCCAAGAAAACCGAGTCTGTAATTGTAAGTGATTCCGTACCTGATCCGGAAAATCAAATAGATTATTCTAAAAAGCAGGACAGTGCCCGAAGTAACGCTTATGCTTACAACTCTTTGAAAAGTCAAAATTTAAACACTGTTGCAAGGTCTGAGTATTCTAAAGATAGTCCAAAATCTGGTTTCACTGGTGAAAAATCTGAAAGTGGACAATTGCAAGAGCATGGTGATGTGTTAACAAAGAGTATTGTTAAGGATGATGTGATTGGGAGTGGTGATATTAATCATAATTCTCATGTAAATTCTAGGTCAAACACTCAATTTAAAGCAGTTGGAAGTGATGGACAAGAGCTTGTAAATAATAGTGATAAACAATTTGCACACAAAAATAGTGATAAACAATTTGCACGTGAAAATAGCGATAAGCAACTTGCACTTAAAAGTAGTGATAGAGAAAACACTTCACATGAAAGACAGTATTCACAGCTTAATAAACAGCGCACCCGAGATCACAGCTTATTCTCTCAGCAGCATACACACTTGAGTTTTCATTCTCAGTATGATCGAGTGAGTAGAGGCAGGACACCACAACGAGTTAATACTCAAGATCAGCTTGTTCCACCTTTAGATTTAAGAGGTGTCACATTGCCCGAACCTGTTTTACTTCCTTCTTCTCCTGCATCTCCTGAAAGCCAGCATGTCATAAAAGATCAGAATTTGCATGCTTCTGATCAAACCAATTCTATCGTTCATTTCTCCTCTCGTGATTATAATCCTACAACTCGTAGGACTTACGAAGTAGAAAGTCCGCTGTTGTCTTCTCAATTACCACATGTAAAATCTTCTGACAATTTCAGACAACAAGAGGATGAACAAGATACATATCGTGATCGTCAACAGGAGCCTGATCGGCTAGAACCACATAGATCAGACTTAGCAGATGAATTGAAAGTGCCATATCCTTTTGACACTCAAGCTGTTCAAGGTGCAGATACTGCAAGAGAACCAAAACCCCCATCTCCCCCAGTCCAAACAACACCTCCCCCAAATAAAGAACCGGCAACAAGCCTTCGTAGCAACAGTAACGTTTATGCTGTAGCTAATCCAGAAGTTCTCCGTGCTCAAGGTATTGaacctgaaactgaaaataattacGTTCATAGACAATACTCTAATTCTGAAGCTAGGCAGTCTAGGCATAGTGCAGTGAGATTTGATTCTGGAAGTAGACGTCCTCCAAGTATAGACAGCCGGACTTATGGAGGAAGTCCTGTAAAAGAGAGAGTTCCTACACCATACGCAAAATCTCCTGAGAGGGAGGAACTACCAAAAACTCCACCAGAGTGGGAGATTCCAAAAGAAGAGAAATCACGGGAacaatcaaatatttcaaaacgaaGTTTACCGCCACAGCACCCTCCCCTAGATACTCTTCACAGCTCTTCAAAGCCTGGTAGTAGAGGAACCAGGCGCACACAAGACGATAATCAGTCAATTAAACGTGTTTATGTAGAGTCACCATCTTTtacaaaagaagaagaagaagagtaTAGATTTGTAAGTAGCAGGCTAGAAGATACAGAAGATCAGAAACAGAGAACTCACAGAGAAATGGATAACTCACGTAGAGGGTATGGTGGGGATGATAACCCTATGCATAGCTACTCAGACAATAGAAGTCACAATAGGGATAGTTACGCTGGTAATAGTTATCCAGATAACAGATCTAGAAAAACAGACAATGATTACACAGAACGTAATAGAGGATATGATAAGGACAGGTACGAAGATAGAAACCAAgataaatatagtaacaaaaatcaagaTAGAAATGGCGATGAATTTTACAAAGATGGATACGAAGACAGACACCATGAACTGAATGGATATTATGATGAACGGAAAAGTAGAGATAAACACAGAGAAGGTGACCGGTATAGAGATAGAGTGAAGGAAAGTGAACATTATGATCGTGCAGACCGATATGAAAGATTGCGCGATGAAAGAGCAGAGTATGAAAAAGAACCAAGACGAGAGGATGAAATGGAATATCGTCAGGGTTATAGAAAGCAAAACACTGAAATGGATGAGAGGGATTTACAAAAGGAGGCTGAATACCAAAGGGACCTTAAAAGGAGAATTGATAAGCAAAgtgtaaaaatgaaaagtgatAGATATGAAAAAGAAAGATTGGAAAAAGAAAGGTTTGAAAAAGAAAGATACGATAAAGAAAATGACTACAGAAGGGACTCTTTAGAATACCCATCTGATGATAGGGATGGAGGTTATGTGCAGGATTCATTAGAGTATAATAATTATGATCCACGTCAGCAGGAGTGGGAAAATCCTCCTCAAAATCCATATCAAGATAATCAGGGCTATTACCCTGATGGGTTCATAAAACAGGATTCTAAACCAGACTTTTATGATGCTGATGATGTTGAAAGAATGGACATTGTTAATCCAAAAGCACCTAAATATGACTATGTTGAACAAAATAAGCAGGATTATGGTAAAAATCCAAGGAGAAGTTATCGCGATATTGTTCATAAGAAAAAAGAGGAGGAGCAGAAGTTAGACCATATATTTATAAGCCCAAAGGTACCATCAAAAGCATCAAAAAAGAAGCATAAGAAAGCACAATCAGCACAGCCAGAACACATGGGTTACCAAGCTCCAGACCAGTACCCTTTGGGGTTCAAACCATCATCTGCAGAAGAACTGTGGGCTCAGAGGGCGCGAGTTCTGTCAGAGAAAAAGGGGTCAGCGGGGAGTGGTAAACCTGCAAAACAAAGCGCAAGTAAATCTGTTCCAAGATGGAACAGTAATCCTCAAGTTAAGCAGGCTCAAAAATTTGAACCTCCTGCACCGTTAGCAAATCAAGGTCAGTTTTATAAACCTACTGGTGCATACCATCCTAGCAGTGCTCAAGATCAAGGTGGTTACTCCCAACCACAGGGTGGTTATAGTACACCAACACGTCAGCTTCAGCCTTTAGAGAATCGACCAGCCGCACCAGCTTCAACAGAAATGGTTCCGACTGCAGTAAATCCTTCATCTCCTTTTCGCCGACACATGGAGCTGAAACCAATATCACAGGAAATTACTACAGAGGATGGTCAAAGAATCAGTGTGGATATAAATTTACGACTCATCAGTCCACCCCCTGGGCAGTCTGGCATGGGGTCACCGACTCAGCAGCAGTTAGCCCTTGTTCCAGTACAGGAAACACAAGGACTGAATGCCACTGGTATCCCATATCAGATGCAGGATGCATATGGAAATTATGATGGATACAATACAGGATACTCAGAG GGTCAGATGGTACAGTACAACAATGGTTACCAAACACAACCAGTAAATGGCGAGAATCAGTATACATCAGAGGAACTTGCGCTTGTGGACCCCACAGGATACTCAAAGAAATACCAGCCAGGTTCAGTGAGCTTCAGGGATGATACAGATAACAGTGactta aaATCATTAGAGGAGGGATATGCTGCAGCTTACCACAAGATGAAGAGTAAAGACCCAAGTGAACATCCATGGTACAAGATATACAACATTAATGACTACAAGAAGATGCAGCGTGAAGTCCGCCTCAATCGGGGTACACTGGGGCCTGACCTAGATACAGAATCTTACAAAGATAAG ATGGAGAAGAGACATAAACAGTTTGAATATGCTCGGATGGTAATGGAGAAGAATAGAATGGAATTAGGTCATAAAAAACCTCCAAAGTTTCCACGGCAACCAGAAAAACAAGGGGAAGAAGGTGCAAAAAGAAAAACT GCTTTGGAGTATGCTAAAAATGTCCCAAAGCCCGTTGTCAAACCTCGACCAAACCAGTATAACTCTTACGAGGTTGCAGCACAGTTAACCCCAGGGGGCAGTAGTAATAAAGTAAGATCACCAACAAAACCGACGCCTCCCCCCACCCAGACAGTAGATGTTATTGATATTCGGACTCTAGAACAAAGACATTTACAAGAGAGACAAAAAACAGATAAGATACGACAAAACATGGACAGTGTTCTCTCTCAGAAAGCTCACtag
- the LOC123561310 gene encoding mediator of RNA polymerase II transcription subunit 12-like isoform X2 produces MSMSYSSRTTPRSSASQGRIHTENTALSAILREKSNGNIAPAQRTAQQEDEQDTYRDRQQEPDRLEPHRSDLADELKVPYPFDTQAVQGADTAREPKPPSPPVQTTPPPNKEPATSLRSNSNVYAVANPEVLRAQGIEPETENNYVHRQYSNSEARQSRHSAVRFDSGSRRPPSIDSRTYGGSPVKERVPTPYAKSPEREELPKTPPEWEIPKEEKSREQSNISKRSLPPQHPPLDTLHSSSKPGSRGTRRTQDDNQSIKRVYVESPSFTKEEEEEYRFVSSRLEDTEDQKQRTHREMDNSRRGYGGDDNPMHSYSDNRSHNRDSYAGNSYPDNRSRKTDNDYTERNRGYDKDRYEDRNQDKYSNKNQDRNGDEFYKDGYEDRHHELNGYYDERKSRDKHREGDRYRDRVKESEHYDRADRYERLRDERAEYEKEPRREDEMEYRQGYRKQNTEMDERDLQKEAEYQRDLKRRIDKQSVKMKSDRYEKERLEKERFEKERYDKENDYRRDSLEYPSDDRDGGYVQDSLEYNNYDPRQQEWENPPQNPYQDNQGYYPDGFIKQDSKPDFYDADDVERMDIVNPKAPKYDYVEQNKQDYGKNPRRSYRDIVHKKKEEEQKLDHIFISPKVPSKASKKKHKKAQSAQPEHMGYQAPDQYPLGFKPSSAEELWAQRARVLSEKKGSAGSGKPAKQSASKSVPRWNSNPQVKQAQKFEPPAPLANQGQFYKPTGAYHPSSAQDQGGYSQPQGGYSTPTRQLQPLENRPAAPASTEMVPTAVNPSSPFRRHMELKPISQEITTEDGQRISVDINLRLISPPPGQSGMGSPTQQQLALVPVQETQGLNATGIPYQMQDAYGNYDGYNTGYSEGQMVQYNNGYQTQPVNGENQYTSEELALVDPTGYSKKYQPGSVSFRDDTDNSDLKSLEEGYAAAYHKMKSKDPSEHPWYKIYNINDYKKMQREVRLNRGTLGPDLDTESYKDKMEKRHKQFEYARMVMEKNRMELGHKKPPKFPRQPEKQGEEGAKRKTALEYAKNVPKPVVKPRPNQYNSYEVAAQLTPGGSSNKVRSPTKPTPPPTQTVDVIDIRTLEQRHLQERQKTDKIRQNMDSVLSQKAH; encoded by the exons ATGTCAATGTCATATTCGTCACGCACTACACCACGATCATCTGCTTCGCAGGGAAGGATTCACACAGAAAACACTGCTTTAAGTGCAATTTTACGGGAAAAATCAAATGGAAATATAGCACCTGCACAACGCACAGC ACAACAAGAGGATGAACAAGATACATATCGTGATCGTCAACAGGAGCCTGATCGGCTAGAACCACATAGATCAGACTTAGCAGATGAATTGAAAGTGCCATATCCTTTTGACACTCAAGCTGTTCAAGGTGCAGATACTGCAAGAGAACCAAAACCCCCATCTCCCCCAGTCCAAACAACACCTCCCCCAAATAAAGAACCGGCAACAAGCCTTCGTAGCAACAGTAACGTTTATGCTGTAGCTAATCCAGAAGTTCTCCGTGCTCAAGGTATTGaacctgaaactgaaaataattacGTTCATAGACAATACTCTAATTCTGAAGCTAGGCAGTCTAGGCATAGTGCAGTGAGATTTGATTCTGGAAGTAGACGTCCTCCAAGTATAGACAGCCGGACTTATGGAGGAAGTCCTGTAAAAGAGAGAGTTCCTACACCATACGCAAAATCTCCTGAGAGGGAGGAACTACCAAAAACTCCACCAGAGTGGGAGATTCCAAAAGAAGAGAAATCACGGGAacaatcaaatatttcaaaacgaaGTTTACCGCCACAGCACCCTCCCCTAGATACTCTTCACAGCTCTTCAAAGCCTGGTAGTAGAGGAACCAGGCGCACACAAGACGATAATCAGTCAATTAAACGTGTTTATGTAGAGTCACCATCTTTtacaaaagaagaagaagaagagtaTAGATTTGTAAGTAGCAGGCTAGAAGATACAGAAGATCAGAAACAGAGAACTCACAGAGAAATGGATAACTCACGTAGAGGGTATGGTGGGGATGATAACCCTATGCATAGCTACTCAGACAATAGAAGTCACAATAGGGATAGTTACGCTGGTAATAGTTATCCAGATAACAGATCTAGAAAAACAGACAATGATTACACAGAACGTAATAGAGGATATGATAAGGACAGGTACGAAGATAGAAACCAAgataaatatagtaacaaaaatcaagaTAGAAATGGCGATGAATTTTACAAAGATGGATACGAAGACAGACACCATGAACTGAATGGATATTATGATGAACGGAAAAGTAGAGATAAACACAGAGAAGGTGACCGGTATAGAGATAGAGTGAAGGAAAGTGAACATTATGATCGTGCAGACCGATATGAAAGATTGCGCGATGAAAGAGCAGAGTATGAAAAAGAACCAAGACGAGAGGATGAAATGGAATATCGTCAGGGTTATAGAAAGCAAAACACTGAAATGGATGAGAGGGATTTACAAAAGGAGGCTGAATACCAAAGGGACCTTAAAAGGAGAATTGATAAGCAAAgtgtaaaaatgaaaagtgatAGATATGAAAAAGAAAGATTGGAAAAAGAAAGGTTTGAAAAAGAAAGATACGATAAAGAAAATGACTACAGAAGGGACTCTTTAGAATACCCATCTGATGATAGGGATGGAGGTTATGTGCAGGATTCATTAGAGTATAATAATTATGATCCACGTCAGCAGGAGTGGGAAAATCCTCCTCAAAATCCATATCAAGATAATCAGGGCTATTACCCTGATGGGTTCATAAAACAGGATTCTAAACCAGACTTTTATGATGCTGATGATGTTGAAAGAATGGACATTGTTAATCCAAAAGCACCTAAATATGACTATGTTGAACAAAATAAGCAGGATTATGGTAAAAATCCAAGGAGAAGTTATCGCGATATTGTTCATAAGAAAAAAGAGGAGGAGCAGAAGTTAGACCATATATTTATAAGCCCAAAGGTACCATCAAAAGCATCAAAAAAGAAGCATAAGAAAGCACAATCAGCACAGCCAGAACACATGGGTTACCAAGCTCCAGACCAGTACCCTTTGGGGTTCAAACCATCATCTGCAGAAGAACTGTGGGCTCAGAGGGCGCGAGTTCTGTCAGAGAAAAAGGGGTCAGCGGGGAGTGGTAAACCTGCAAAACAAAGCGCAAGTAAATCTGTTCCAAGATGGAACAGTAATCCTCAAGTTAAGCAGGCTCAAAAATTTGAACCTCCTGCACCGTTAGCAAATCAAGGTCAGTTTTATAAACCTACTGGTGCATACCATCCTAGCAGTGCTCAAGATCAAGGTGGTTACTCCCAACCACAGGGTGGTTATAGTACACCAACACGTCAGCTTCAGCCTTTAGAGAATCGACCAGCCGCACCAGCTTCAACAGAAATGGTTCCGACTGCAGTAAATCCTTCATCTCCTTTTCGCCGACACATGGAGCTGAAACCAATATCACAGGAAATTACTACAGAGGATGGTCAAAGAATCAGTGTGGATATAAATTTACGACTCATCAGTCCACCCCCTGGGCAGTCTGGCATGGGGTCACCGACTCAGCAGCAGTTAGCCCTTGTTCCAGTACAGGAAACACAAGGACTGAATGCCACTGGTATCCCATATCAGATGCAGGATGCATATGGAAATTATGATGGATACAATACAGGATACTCAGAG GGTCAGATGGTACAGTACAACAATGGTTACCAAACACAACCAGTAAATGGCGAGAATCAGTATACATCAGAGGAACTTGCGCTTGTGGACCCCACAGGATACTCAAAGAAATACCAGCCAGGTTCAGTGAGCTTCAGGGATGATACAGATAACAGTGactta aaATCATTAGAGGAGGGATATGCTGCAGCTTACCACAAGATGAAGAGTAAAGACCCAAGTGAACATCCATGGTACAAGATATACAACATTAATGACTACAAGAAGATGCAGCGTGAAGTCCGCCTCAATCGGGGTACACTGGGGCCTGACCTAGATACAGAATCTTACAAAGATAAG ATGGAGAAGAGACATAAACAGTTTGAATATGCTCGGATGGTAATGGAGAAGAATAGAATGGAATTAGGTCATAAAAAACCTCCAAAGTTTCCACGGCAACCAGAAAAACAAGGGGAAGAAGGTGCAAAAAGAAAAACT GCTTTGGAGTATGCTAAAAATGTCCCAAAGCCCGTTGTCAAACCTCGACCAAACCAGTATAACTCTTACGAGGTTGCAGCACAGTTAACCCCAGGGGGCAGTAGTAATAAAGTAAGATCACCAACAAAACCGACGCCTCCCCCCACCCAGACAGTAGATGTTATTGATATTCGGACTCTAGAACAAAGACATTTACAAGAGAGACAAAAAACAGATAAGATACGACAAAACATGGACAGTGTTCTCTCTCAGAAAGCTCACtag